In Bacillus sp. KH172YL63, one genomic interval encodes:
- a CDS encoding PIN/TRAM domain-containing protein — translation MLKRIVQACFLIVGGTLGIFLLPELFTVINLSDIPLINNPYMTAIFGAIIFYILSFWAVEYVVNFVKWFEDSLVKAPVTDLLFGSLGLIIGLFVAYLSGIPFNQMQIPIVNTVVPILLTLLLGYLGFQVGFKKRDELVSLFGASARGKKKDLEEDAEEVGVKTLKILDTSVIIDGRIADICQTGFLEGIVVIPQFVLEELQHIADSSDVLKRNRGRRGLDILNRIQKELPVEVQIYEGDFEEIQEVDSKLVKLAKITNGIVVTNDFNLNKVCDLQGVQVLNINDLANAVKPVVLPGEELKVQVIKDGKEHNQGIAYLDDGTMIVVEEGRNYIGKYIDVLVTSVLQTSAGRMIFAKPKQLEKAL, via the coding sequence ATGTTAAAAAGAATCGTTCAAGCGTGCTTCCTGATTGTCGGGGGTACATTAGGGATCTTTCTTCTTCCCGAGTTATTTACCGTCATTAATTTATCAGACATTCCTTTAATTAATAACCCTTATATGACTGCTATATTTGGTGCCATCATCTTTTATATTCTTTCGTTTTGGGCAGTCGAGTATGTTGTCAATTTCGTCAAGTGGTTTGAAGATAGTTTAGTAAAGGCCCCGGTGACCGATTTGCTATTCGGCAGTTTAGGTCTTATCATCGGTCTGTTTGTAGCCTATTTGTCCGGTATTCCGTTCAATCAGATGCAGATTCCGATTGTGAATACCGTCGTGCCGATTCTATTGACATTGCTTCTTGGATATTTAGGATTTCAGGTAGGTTTCAAGAAACGGGATGAACTGGTCAGTCTTTTTGGCGCGTCTGCCCGCGGAAAGAAAAAAGACCTGGAAGAAGATGCAGAAGAAGTGGGTGTGAAAACCCTTAAGATCCTCGATACGAGTGTCATCATCGATGGCCGTATAGCGGATATTTGCCAAACCGGGTTTTTGGAAGGGATCGTCGTGATTCCACAGTTTGTATTGGAAGAGCTCCAGCATATTGCCGATTCGTCGGACGTGTTGAAGCGTAACCGCGGACGCCGCGGGTTGGATATCCTGAACCGGATCCAGAAAGAACTTCCTGTCGAGGTCCAGATTTATGAAGGGGACTTCGAGGAGATTCAAGAAGTGGATTCTAAGCTTGTAAAGCTTGCAAAGATCACCAATGGCATCGTTGTGACCAACGATTTCAACTTGAATAAAGTATGTGACCTTCAAGGTGTACAAGTATTGAACATCAATGATCTGGCCAATGCGGTCAAGCCGGTCGTCCTGCCTGGCGAAGAGTTGAAAGTGCAGGTCATCAAAGACGGGAAAGAGCATAACCAGGGAATTGCGTACCTGGATGACGGTACGATGATCGTCGTAGAGGAAGGACGCAACTATATTGGAAAGTATATCGATGTACTGGTGACATCTGTCCTGCAAACGTCGGCAGGCCGAATGATTTTCGCAAAGCCGAAGCAGCTTGAAAAAGCCTTATAA
- the ispD gene encoding 2-C-methyl-D-erythritol 4-phosphate cytidylyltransferase → MEYEVVIPAAGQGKRMKADRNKLLLELNECPVIIHTLRVFEQDARCKGIYLAIHPSERDTFTALLKRFGITKVVKLVDGGKERQHSVYHALLEVDHEIVLVHDGARPFIKESTIHRLVEKTHSAGAAIAAVPVKDTIKKVLDGKVEETIERSSLWMVQTPQAFRVSVLKKAHDEAQREGFLGTDDASLVERMDVKVSVVESDYDNIKLTTPEDLYFAEAILKKQEEKSGGNNHV, encoded by the coding sequence ATGGAATATGAAGTGGTCATCCCGGCTGCGGGTCAGGGAAAGCGAATGAAGGCAGACAGGAATAAGCTGCTCCTTGAATTGAATGAGTGCCCTGTCATCATCCATACACTGCGTGTCTTTGAACAGGATGCCCGGTGTAAAGGGATTTATTTGGCGATTCATCCGTCGGAGCGGGATACGTTCACCGCATTGCTGAAGCGTTTCGGAATCACGAAAGTCGTGAAGCTCGTAGACGGTGGGAAAGAGCGTCAGCACAGTGTGTATCATGCATTGCTTGAGGTGGATCATGAGATTGTTCTCGTCCATGACGGGGCAAGACCATTTATTAAAGAATCGACCATTCACCGGTTGGTGGAGAAGACACATTCTGCAGGAGCGGCGATTGCTGCTGTCCCTGTCAAAGATACAATCAAGAAAGTGCTGGATGGAAAAGTCGAGGAAACGATTGAACGCTCAAGCTTGTGGATGGTTCAAACCCCACAAGCTTTTCGTGTTTCCGTCTTGAAAAAGGCCCATGACGAAGCACAACGTGAAGGCTTCCTTGGAACAGATGACGCTTCGCTGGTAGAAAGGATGGATGTGAAGGTATCCGTTGTCGAAAGTGATTATGACAATATCAAACTGACAACGCCTGAGGATCTATATTTTGCCGAAGCGATCTTAAAGAAACAAGAGGAAAAGAGTGGAGGGAATAATCATGTTTAG
- the ispF gene encoding 2-C-methyl-D-erythritol 2,4-cyclodiphosphate synthase → MFRIGQGFDVHQLVEGRPLIMGGITIPYEKGLLGHSDADVLLHAVADACLGAIAAGDIGKHFPDTDPEFKDADSAKLLQHVWALVKEEGYELGNIDCTIIAQKPKMAPYIDEMRQSIATLLEAEITDVNVKATTSEKLGFTGRGEGIAAQTTILIKKK, encoded by the coding sequence ATGTTTAGGATTGGACAAGGTTTTGATGTTCATCAATTAGTGGAAGGAAGACCCCTGATCATGGGAGGCATTACGATTCCTTACGAAAAAGGATTATTGGGTCATTCGGATGCGGATGTATTGCTGCATGCGGTTGCGGATGCGTGTTTAGGTGCGATTGCAGCAGGTGATATCGGAAAGCATTTCCCTGACACAGATCCTGAGTTCAAGGATGCCGATTCTGCAAAGCTCCTTCAGCATGTATGGGCGCTTGTGAAAGAGGAAGGCTATGAACTGGGAAATATCGATTGTACGATCATTGCCCAGAAGCCGAAGATGGCTCCGTATATCGATGAAATGAGACAGAGCATCGCGACACTGCTTGAAGCGGAAATCACTGATGTGAACGTAAAGGCGACAACTTCCGAGAAACTTGGATTCACCGGAAGAGGCGAAGGGATTGCCGCCCAAACCACCATTTTAATTAAAAAGAAGTAA
- the gltX gene encoding glutamate--tRNA ligase has translation MTQEVRVRYAPSPTGHLHIGNARTALFNYLYARSTGGKFIIRIEDTDKKRNIEGGEESQLKYLQWLGIDWDESVDKPGEYGPYRQSERNHIYEQYLNELLESGQAYKCYCTEEELEAEREAQSASGQMPRYSGKCRNLTQEDQEKLAAEGRQPSIRFRVPAGRVFSFNDIVKDDVAFESDGIGDFVIAKKDGTPTYNFAVAVDDYLMKITHVLRGEDHISNTPKQLMIFDALGWEAPVYGHMTLIVNESRKKLSKRDESIIQFIEQYEALGYLPEALFNFIGLLGWSPKGEEELFSKEEFIEIFDPERLSTSSALFDNQKLTWMNNQYMKNLELEEVVALSLPHLISAGKLDENMSAEQREWASRVISLYQEQMSFGAEIVELSEMFFKADLEYDEEAKAVLDEEQVPEVLQAFLTEIDALETYEAAEIKSSIKAVQKSTGHKGKKLFMPIRVAVTGQTHGPELPNAIELLGKDTVKHRLQSLLG, from the coding sequence ATGACACAAGAAGTACGCGTCCGTTATGCCCCGAGTCCGACGGGTCATTTACATATTGGAAATGCCAGAACCGCTTTATTCAATTACCTGTACGCCCGCAGCACAGGCGGGAAGTTCATCATCCGTATTGAAGACACGGATAAGAAGCGTAATATCGAAGGCGGCGAAGAAAGTCAGCTGAAATATCTTCAGTGGCTTGGCATCGATTGGGATGAAAGCGTGGATAAGCCAGGTGAATACGGTCCTTACCGTCAATCTGAGCGTAATCATATTTACGAGCAATACTTGAATGAGCTGCTCGAAAGCGGACAAGCATATAAATGCTATTGTACGGAAGAGGAGCTTGAAGCGGAGCGCGAAGCCCAGTCAGCATCAGGTCAGATGCCACGCTATTCAGGCAAATGCCGTAACCTGACACAGGAAGATCAGGAGAAACTGGCGGCAGAAGGCCGTCAGCCGAGCATCCGTTTCCGTGTCCCTGCAGGAAGAGTATTCTCTTTCAATGATATTGTGAAAGACGATGTAGCCTTTGAATCTGACGGCATCGGTGATTTTGTCATCGCGAAGAAAGATGGCACGCCTACGTATAACTTTGCCGTAGCGGTTGATGATTACCTGATGAAGATCACCCACGTCCTTCGCGGGGAAGATCATATTTCCAATACACCTAAGCAATTGATGATCTTTGATGCTCTTGGATGGGAAGCGCCTGTATACGGGCATATGACTCTGATCGTCAATGAAAGCCGTAAAAAGTTAAGTAAGCGTGATGAAAGCATCATCCAGTTCATTGAGCAATATGAAGCATTGGGATATCTGCCGGAAGCGTTATTCAACTTCATCGGATTGTTAGGCTGGTCTCCAAAAGGGGAAGAAGAGCTTTTCTCAAAGGAAGAGTTCATTGAAATCTTTGATCCTGAGCGCTTATCCACTTCATCAGCCCTGTTTGATAATCAAAAGCTGACATGGATGAACAATCAGTACATGAAGAACCTTGAGCTGGAAGAAGTCGTTGCGCTGTCCCTGCCTCACTTGATCAGTGCCGGGAAGCTTGATGAAAATATGTCCGCTGAACAGCGTGAGTGGGCAAGCCGAGTCATTTCTTTATACCAGGAGCAAATGAGCTTCGGTGCAGAAATCGTCGAGCTGTCTGAAATGTTCTTCAAGGCGGACCTTGAATATGATGAGGAAGCAAAGGCTGTATTGGATGAAGAGCAGGTACCTGAAGTCCTTCAAGCTTTCCTGACTGAAATCGATGCCCTTGAAACGTATGAGGCGGCTGAAATCAAATCGTCCATCAAAGCGGTACAGAAGTCTACCGGCCATAAAGGGAAAAAGCTGTTCATGCCGATCCGCGTAGCGGTCACCGGACAGACGCACGGCCCTGAACTGCCGAATGCGATTGAGCTTTTAGGGAAAGATACAGTGAAACACCGTCTTCAAAGTCTTTTAGGTTAA
- the cysE gene encoding serine O-acetyltransferase, whose product MFKSFKEDIDVVFDQDPAARNYVEVILTYSGLHAIWAHRVAHAFFKRKFFFIARVISQVSRFFTGVEIHPGAKIGRRFFIDHGMGVVIGETCEIGDNVTIFQGVTLGGTGKEKGKRHPTIQDNALIATGAKVLGSIIVGENSKVGAGSVVLKDVPPNSTVVGIPGKVVIQDGVKIQKDLNHCDLPDPMNDRMKLMEQEMNELRSLLKEYEGRSRSL is encoded by the coding sequence ATGTTTAAGTCGTTTAAGGAAGATATAGATGTCGTGTTTGATCAGGATCCTGCAGCGAGGAACTATGTGGAGGTCATCCTCACGTACTCAGGGCTCCATGCAATCTGGGCCCACAGGGTTGCCCATGCGTTTTTCAAGCGCAAATTCTTTTTCATTGCCAGGGTCATTTCACAGGTGAGCCGTTTCTTCACAGGGGTGGAGATCCATCCCGGGGCAAAGATCGGCCGCCGCTTCTTCATCGATCACGGAATGGGCGTCGTCATCGGAGAAACGTGTGAAATCGGGGATAATGTGACGATCTTCCAAGGGGTCACCCTCGGTGGGACCGGTAAGGAAAAAGGAAAGCGTCACCCGACGATCCAGGATAATGCCCTGATTGCGACAGGAGCAAAAGTGTTAGGATCGATCATAGTTGGGGAAAATTCAAAAGTAGGGGCAGGATCGGTCGTTTTGAAAGATGTCCCGCCGAATTCAACCGTAGTCGGGATACCGGGCAAGGTCGTCATCCAGGACGGCGTGAAGATACAGAAGGACCTGAACCACTGTGATCTTCCCGATCCGATGAATGACCGTATGAAACTGATGGAACAGGAAATGAATGAACTGAGATCTTTACTGAAGGAATATGAGGGAAGGAGTCGATCATTGTGA
- the cysS gene encoding cysteine--tRNA ligase, producing the protein MTIRLYNTLTRNKEEFKPLEEGKVKMYVCGPTVYNYIHIGNARPAIVFDTVRRYLEYRGYDVQFVSNFTDVDDKLIRAANELGEDVPTIAKRFIQAYFEDTGALGCKKADIHPTVTENIDTIIEFISALVEKGYAYESQGDVYYRTRKFDGYGKLSHQPIDELKAGARIDVGEKKEDALDFVLWKAAKEGEISWESPWGEGRPGWHIECSAMAKRYLGDTIDIHAGGQDLTFPHHENEIAQSEALTGKTFAKYWMHNGYINIDNEKMSKSLGNFVLVHDIIKEQDPQVLRFFMLSVHYRHPINYNLELLQSAEASLDRIKTAYENLKHRRESSMDLTDSNQEWLDKVAELKTQFITEMDDDFNTANGISVLFELSKQANYYLMEKNTSTEVIDGFLSQFEDFFSVLGLTLQEAELLDEEVEELIEKRVQARKDRNFQLADEIRDKLKEMNIILEDTPQGIRWKRGS; encoded by the coding sequence GTGACGATTCGTTTATATAATACACTGACAAGAAATAAAGAGGAATTTAAGCCCTTGGAAGAGGGGAAGGTCAAAATGTATGTGTGCGGGCCTACCGTATATAATTATATCCATATAGGAAATGCACGTCCTGCGATTGTGTTCGATACAGTGCGCCGTTATTTGGAGTATAGAGGTTACGATGTGCAATTCGTATCGAACTTCACGGATGTGGACGATAAGCTGATCCGTGCGGCGAATGAGCTTGGGGAGGATGTCCCGACGATTGCAAAGCGGTTTATCCAGGCTTATTTCGAAGACACTGGGGCGCTTGGCTGTAAGAAAGCGGATATCCATCCGACCGTAACGGAGAATATCGATACGATCATCGAATTCATTTCTGCACTGGTTGAGAAAGGATACGCCTACGAATCTCAAGGGGATGTTTATTATCGTACAAGAAAGTTTGATGGGTACGGGAAACTTTCTCACCAGCCGATTGACGAACTGAAAGCAGGAGCGCGAATCGATGTGGGAGAGAAGAAGGAAGACGCCCTTGACTTCGTGTTGTGGAAAGCGGCGAAGGAAGGCGAAATCTCCTGGGAGAGCCCTTGGGGTGAAGGCCGTCCAGGCTGGCATATCGAATGCTCGGCAATGGCGAAGCGTTACCTGGGGGACACCATTGATATCCACGCAGGTGGACAGGATCTGACTTTCCCTCATCATGAAAATGAAATTGCCCAATCAGAGGCACTGACAGGCAAGACGTTCGCGAAATATTGGATGCATAACGGCTACATCAATATCGATAATGAGAAGATGTCTAAATCACTCGGCAACTTTGTGCTCGTCCATGACATTATCAAGGAGCAGGATCCGCAAGTGCTTCGCTTCTTCATGCTTTCTGTCCATTATCGCCATCCGATCAACTATAACCTTGAGCTTCTTCAAAGCGCAGAGGCCTCTTTAGACCGGATCAAGACAGCGTATGAAAACTTGAAGCACCGCCGGGAGTCAAGCATGGACCTGACAGACAGCAACCAGGAATGGCTCGATAAGGTCGCAGAGCTGAAGACTCAGTTCATTACGGAAATGGATGATGACTTCAATACGGCCAACGGGATTTCCGTGTTGTTCGAATTATCGAAGCAGGCGAACTACTATCTGATGGAGAAGAACACATCCACAGAAGTCATTGATGGTTTCCTGAGTCAATTCGAAGATTTCTTCTCTGTGCTCGGGCTCACCCTTCAGGAAGCAGAGCTATTGGATGAGGAAGTGGAAGAGCTGATTGAAAAGCGTGTCCAGGCGCGTAAAGACCGCAACTTCCAATTGGCCGATGAAATCCGCGACAAGCTGAAAGAGATGAATATCATCCTCGAAGATACACCTCAAGGCATTCGCTGGAAAAGAGGATCTTAA
- a CDS encoding Mini-ribonuclease 3, with protein sequence MLREINEQIDAKQINALALAYMGDAVYETYVRQLLLTKGKIKPNQLHRAATKFVSAKAQAAILKTLFDQDLLTEEEIAIVKRGRNAKSGTTPKNTDVQTYKHSTAFEALIGYLFLLNRTERLEELLKIIFEQAQAGREETK encoded by the coding sequence ATGCTGAGGGAAATCAATGAACAAATAGATGCAAAACAAATCAATGCACTTGCACTTGCTTATATGGGGGATGCCGTATATGAAACCTATGTACGGCAGCTCCTGCTGACAAAAGGGAAGATCAAGCCGAATCAGCTGCACAGGGCTGCGACTAAATTTGTTTCCGCCAAAGCGCAGGCGGCTATATTAAAGACATTGTTTGATCAGGATCTCCTGACAGAAGAGGAAATCGCGATCGTCAAGCGGGGCCGCAATGCAAAATCAGGGACGACCCCGAAAAATACGGATGTACAGACTTATAAACACAGCACTGCTTTTGAGGCACTCATCGGATATTTGTTTTTGCTTAATCGCACCGAGCGATTAGAGGAACTGTTGAAGATCATTTTTGAACAAGCCCAGGCAGGAAGGGAGGAAACGAAATGA
- the rlmB gene encoding 23S rRNA (guanosine(2251)-2'-O)-methyltransferase RlmB: MSKDFIGGRNPVMEALKSGRDINKIWIAEGSQKGSIQQIVGLAKEMNVMVQYVPKKKIEQMVSENHQGVVASVAAYQYAEIDDLFQRAAQKGEDPFILILDELEDPHNLGSIMRTADAAGAHGIIIPKRRAVGLTSTVAKASTGAIEHIPVARVTNLSRAVDELKERGVWVAGTDAKGKQDFRQLDGTLPIGLIIGSEGKGMSRILRDKCDFLVQLPMIGHVTSLNASVAASILMYEVYRKRHPLGE; encoded by the coding sequence ATGAGTAAAGATTTTATCGGCGGAAGAAACCCCGTCATGGAAGCGTTGAAGTCAGGAAGGGATATCAATAAGATTTGGATCGCGGAAGGGTCACAGAAAGGCTCGATCCAGCAGATCGTCGGACTTGCAAAAGAAATGAATGTGATGGTCCAGTACGTCCCTAAGAAGAAGATCGAGCAGATGGTATCGGAAAACCACCAGGGGGTTGTCGCCTCTGTCGCAGCCTATCAATATGCAGAAATTGACGATTTATTTCAGAGAGCAGCACAAAAGGGGGAGGACCCCTTCATCCTCATCCTTGATGAACTCGAAGATCCCCACAATCTCGGCTCGATCATGAGAACCGCTGATGCAGCCGGTGCACATGGCATCATCATTCCGAAGAGAAGGGCGGTCGGGCTCACTTCGACGGTTGCGAAGGCATCCACCGGGGCAATCGAACATATCCCTGTTGCCCGTGTGACCAATCTGTCAAGAGCGGTCGATGAGTTGAAAGAACGGGGTGTATGGGTGGCCGGAACCGATGCAAAAGGGAAACAGGATTTCCGCCAGCTAGACGGCACACTTCCGATCGGCTTGATCATCGGAAGTGAAGGAAAAGGGATGAGCCGTATCCTGAGGGATAAATGTGATTTCCTTGTCCAGCTGCCAATGATCGGTCACGTGACATCATTAAACGCTTCGGTGGCAGCCAGTATATTAATGTATGAGGTCTATCGCAAGCGCCATCCGCTGGGAGAATAG
- a CDS encoding NYN domain-containing protein yields the protein MDILLVDGYNIIGAWSELNELKQKDLAAARDRLVELMAEYQGYTGYRVIVVFDAYYVQGIARKYNNYKVEVLFTRENETADERIERLAIELSNIKTQIHVATSDFTEQWAIFGQGALRKSARELLTEVKVIEKKIERKVRNSSENRPASKIQLSEEVAEIFEKWRRGER from the coding sequence ATGGATATTCTTCTTGTAGACGGCTATAACATAATCGGTGCCTGGTCAGAGTTGAATGAGTTGAAGCAGAAAGACTTAGCGGCAGCAAGAGACCGTCTCGTCGAACTGATGGCGGAATATCAGGGGTATACGGGTTACCGGGTCATCGTGGTGTTCGATGCCTATTACGTCCAGGGGATCGCCCGGAAGTACAATAACTATAAAGTGGAAGTGCTGTTTACGAGAGAAAATGAGACGGCCGATGAACGGATTGAAAGATTGGCCATAGAATTGAGCAATATCAAGACGCAGATCCATGTTGCGACATCGGATTTCACAGAACAGTGGGCAATATTTGGTCAGGGGGCCCTTCGCAAATCTGCGAGGGAGCTCTTGACTGAAGTGAAAGTCATTGAGAAAAAAATAGAGCGGAAAGTGCGGAATTCGAGTGAAAACCGGCCGGCATCAAAGATCCAGCTTTCAGAAGAAGTTGCTGAAATTTTCGAAAAATGGCGCCGTGGGGAACGATGA
- the sigH gene encoding RNA polymerase sporulation sigma factor SigH: MGNFIRTEAFDTRLEGMDDEQIIEAVHQGHSEALDFLIRKYRNFVRAKARSYFLIGADKEDIVQEGMIGLYKAIRDYREDKLTSFKAFAELCITRQIITAIKTATRQKHIPLNSYVSLDKPIYDDESDRTLLDVISGTKVMDPEALIINREEFDNMEDKMAQLLSDLERKVLALYLDGQSYQEISEELNRHVKSIDNALQRVKRKLERYLEVREITM; the protein is encoded by the coding sequence GTGGGCAATTTCATCAGAACAGAAGCATTTGATACACGATTAGAAGGCATGGATGATGAACAGATCATAGAAGCCGTCCATCAGGGTCACAGCGAAGCGTTAGATTTTCTGATCAGGAAATACCGTAATTTTGTCAGGGCGAAAGCCCGCTCGTACTTTTTGATTGGGGCCGATAAGGAAGATATCGTCCAGGAAGGTATGATCGGATTGTATAAGGCGATCCGGGATTACAGGGAGGACAAGCTGACTTCTTTTAAAGCGTTTGCAGAGCTTTGCATCACCAGGCAGATCATCACGGCGATCAAGACAGCCACGAGGCAGAAGCATATTCCGTTGAATTCATACGTTTCACTGGACAAGCCCATCTATGATGACGAGTCTGACCGGACGCTGCTGGATGTCATTTCCGGTACGAAGGTGATGGATCCGGAAGCGCTGATTATCAACCGTGAAGAATTCGATAACATGGAAGATAAGATGGCCCAGCTGTTGAGTGACCTTGAGAGGAAAGTACTGGCACTATATTTGGACGGTCAGTCCTATCAGGAGATATCCGAAGAACTGAACCGGCATGTGAAGTCCATCGACAATGCCCTGCAGCGGGTGAAAAGAAAGCTCGAACGCTACCTGGAAGTGCGTGAGATTACGATGTAA